One Malus sylvestris chromosome 14, drMalSylv7.2, whole genome shotgun sequence DNA segment encodes these proteins:
- the LOC126600581 gene encoding trihelix transcription factor PTL-like translates to MEMEDQYNMSDLRQLMNGGRTHFPSIPLQPPTELFPNHHRGPPPTLHHQHHPYEQLMMMGRSQAHEMISRGLHHHHEFRSPDSTSAAGGVTTPTTVTAAPSLSGGGLETEAGGCLGGEGSGRWPRQETLTLLEIRSRLDFKFKEANQKGPLWDEVSRIMFEEHGYQRSGKKCREKFENLYKYYKKTKEGKAGRQDGKHYRFFRQLEALYGETTNAVVSPSLPAETHFVGNNSSNYRCQAAGNAQANQEITTPYHHQSSDQKHCDSLSLSNSSEFETSSSEDQDINNDVSAAAMDDDPQEVKTTRKRRGGGGGRGWKAKIKEFIDVQMRKLMEKQEEWLERLMRTLEQKERERVVREEEWRKQEVDRVEREHKFWAKERAWIEARDKALMDTLHKISGGSSSTDQAKATNYNSSSPDHHDRDQIVHNMSRSTKELLNKKRKENANSRSASAACYFQSNESCSSLYSSKGGYCGEMSNEQGNHDGSNNSPNCGNNANNVGSNAVPDNCFPFLMSEGENLWENYGLKLSTESQNQ, encoded by the exons ATGGAAATGGAGGATCAGTACAACATGTCCGATCTCCGGCAACTCATGAACGGAGGCCGGACTCACTTCCCCTCCATCCCACTACAACCCCCCACTGAGCTCTTCCCGAACCACCACCGAGGACCTCCTCCAACTCTTCATCATCAACACCATCCGTACGAGCAGCTCATGATGATGGGCCGTTCTCAAGCCCACGAGATGATCTCTCGTGGGCTTCACCATCATCATGAGTTTCGCTCTCCGGACTCTACTAGTGCTGCCGGAGGTGTCACTACTCCTACTACTGTTACAGCAGCTCCTTCCCTTAGTGGCGGTGGCTTGGAGACTGAAGCTGGCGGGTGTCTTGGAGGCGAAGGGTCTGGAAGGTGGCCGAGGCAAGAGACTCTCACTCTTCTGGAGATCCGATCACGGCTTGATTTTAAGTTCAAAGAGGCTAATCAGAAGGGTCCTCTCTGGGATGAAGTCTCTAG GATCATGTTTGAGGAACATGGGTATCAAAGAAGTGGGAAAAAATGTAGAGAgaagtttgaaaatttgtaCAAGTACTACAAGAAAACAAAGGAAGGAAAGGCTGGAAGACAAGATGGCAAGCATTATCGGTTCTTTCGACAGCTCGAAGCTCTCTATGGAGAAACCACCAACGCCGTAGTCTCACCATCTTTACCTGCAGAAACCCATTTCGTCGGTAATAATAGTAGCAATTATCGTTGCCAAGCAGCCGGCAATGCTCAAGCAAATCAAGAGATCACTACTCCCTATCATCATCAATCATCTGATCAAAAGCACTGTGACAGCCTTAGCCTCTCGAATTCATCCGAGTTTGAAACCTCCTCCTCAGAAGATCAAGACATTAATAATGATGTCAGTGCAGCCGCAATGGACGATGATCCGCAGGAGGTGAAGACAACGAGGAAGAGAAGAGGGGGTGGCGGGGGGAGGGGTTGGAAGGCGAAGATAAAAGAGTTTATCGATGTGCAAATGAGGAAGCTAATGGAGAAGCAAGAGGAGTGGTTGGAGAGGCTAATGAGAACCCTTGAGCaaaaggagagggagagggtggtGAGAGAGGAGGAGTGGAGGAAACAAGAAGTTGATAGGGTTGAGAGAGAGCACAAGTTTTGGGCCAAAGAGAGGGCATGGATTGAAGCTAGGGATAAAGCTTTGATGGATACATTGCACAAGATATCGGGAGGATCATCATCAACTGATCAAGCAAAAGCTACTAATTACAATTCGTCATCACCTGATCATCATGATCGTGATCAAATAGTTCATAACATGAGTAGGAGTACCAAGGAGTTATTGAATAAGAAGCGAAAGGAGAATGCAAATTCAAGAAGTGCATCGGCAGCTTGTTACTTTCAGAGCAATGAGTCTTGTTCCTCATTATATAGTAGTAAGGGAGGGTATTGTGGTGAAATGAGTAATGAACAAGGTAATCATGATGGTTCTAACAATTCTCCTAATTGTGGGAATAATGCAAATAATGTGGGGAGCAATGCAGTGCCTGATAATTGTTTTCCCTTCTTGATGAGTGAGGGGGAGAACTTGTGGGAAAATTATGGATTGAAGCTCAGCACGGAAAGCCAAAACCAGTGA